A portion of the Gossypium arboreum isolate Shixiya-1 chromosome 8, ASM2569848v2, whole genome shotgun sequence genome contains these proteins:
- the LOC108468469 gene encoding proline dehydrogenase 2, mitochondrial-like gives MARRLLPATTLRLFNRRFNSTVSTATVLQTLKPEPAALTIVDLDDHRKLFSSVSTSKLLRSSINLGLTSNETFVDFGMWVMNSRLMETSLVRDVILKTVKHTMFEHFCAGETTEEAGECVRKIHDAGLRGMLVYAVEHTSDNTGCDRNLEGFLRCVEFSKSLPPSSVSFVIAKITAICPISLLRRVSDLLRWQYKDPSFNLPWKLHTLPIFSTSSPLYHTLQKPPPLTPEEELDLELAHERLQKLCQKCVQENMPLLIDAEDTSLQPAIDYFTYSSAIKHNRDGNPIVYGTVQAYLKDAKERLFMASKAAEKLGVPMGFKLVRGAYMSSETESASSLGYDSPIHNSIDETHACYNDCAGFMLERIANGNDAVVFATHNIDSGKLAACRARNLGIQKGNRRLEFAQLYGMSDALSFGLRIAGFQVSKYLPYGPVDMVMPYLLRRAEENRGLLSTSNIDRVLIWKELKRRIKSLEFGR, from the exons ATGGCCAGAAGGCTGCTGCCGGCGACCACCCTCCGCCTCTTCAACAGGCGTTTTAACTCCACCGTCTCCACAGCTACCGTTTTACAGACCCTAAAACCCGAACCGGCAGCTTTGACGATCGTCGACCTCGATGATCACCGGAAGCTTTTCTCTTCGGTTTCGACGTCGAAGCTGCTACGTTCGTCGATCAACCTTGGGTTGACCTCTAACGAGACGTTCGTTGATTTCGGAATGTGGGTTATGAATTCTAGGCTTATGGAAACCAGTTTGGTACGTGATGTTATATTGAAGACAGTGAAACACACGATGTTCGAACATTTTTGCGCCGGCGAAACGACGGAGGAGGCGGGGGAATGCGTGAGGAAAATCCATGACGCTGGCCTAAGGGGGATGCTTGTATACGCCGTCGAACACACCAGCGATAACACCGGTTGTGATCGGAATTTGGAAGGGTTTCTTCGTTGTGTTGAATTCTCCAAGTCCCTCCCACCTTcttct GTAAGTTTCGTCATTGCAAAGATTACAGCAATATGTCCCATCAGCCTTCTTAGAAGAGTTAGCGACTTACTGAGATGGCAATACAAAGACCCTTCTTTCAACCTTCCATGGAAGCTCCACACTCTCCCAATTTTCTCCACTTCAAGTCCTCTTTACCACACTCTTCAAAAGCCTCCACCACTAACTCCAGAAGAAGAGCTTGACCTCGAACTGGCTCACGAAAGACTCCAAAAACTCTGCCAAAAATGCGTACAAGAAAACATGCCTCTATTAATCGATGCCGAGGACACGTCCTTGCAACCCGCCATCGATTACTTCACTTACTCTTCGGCCATCAAGCACAACCGAGACGGTAACCCTATCGTTTACGGCACGGTCCAAGCTTACTTGAAAGATGCGAAAGAGAGGTTGTTTATGGCATCCAAAGCTGCTGAAAAACTAGGAGTTCCAATGGGGTTCAAGCTAGTAAGAGGCGCTTACATGTCGAGCGAAACCGAATCGGCTTCTTCGTTAGGCTATGATTCCCCTATTCATAATAGCATCGACGAGACTCATGCGTGTTACAACGATTGTGCTGGTTTCATGCTCGAAAGGATTGCTAATGGCAATGATGCAGTCGTCTTTGCAACTCATAATATCGATTCAG GGAAGCTGGCAGCATGTAGAGCAAGAAATTTGGGGATTCAGAAAGGGAATCGGAGGCTTGAATTTGCACAGTTATATGGAATGTCGGATGCACTTTCGTTTGGGTTGAGAATTGCAGGCTTTCAAGTAAGCAAGTATTTGCCATATGGACCTGTGGATATGGTAATGCCTTATCTTTTAAGGAGGGCTGAAGAGAATAGAGGATTGCTATCTACTTCAAATATTGATAGAGTACTCATATG GAAAGAGTTGAAGAGAAGAATAAAGAGCCTGGAATTTGGTAGGTAG